From a region of the Capsicum annuum cultivar UCD-10X-F1 unplaced genomic scaffold, UCD10Xv1.1 ctg81950, whole genome shotgun sequence genome:
- the LOC124895417 gene encoding uncharacterized protein LOC124895417 has translation MTFEKPKQRPQWLPLAEWWYNTTYHTVTHLTPYEVVYGQKPPPLLPYMPFDSALETVDRSLQDREATLRALKSHLEIAQGRMKVQVDRRRTDRTYAVCDQVYVKLQPYQQISLKDHSFQKLSENFYGPFSIIAKVGLIVYTLALPPHQNIHPTFHISQLKKRIGDYVAAVQLLVVHTKSGYVILATKTILERRMAPKRGTAVTQVLVKWFNAPVEDSTWEDL, from the coding sequence ATGACCTTTGAGAAGCCCAAGCAACGGCCTCAGTGGTTACCTCTAGCTGAATGGTGGTACAATACTACCTACCATACTGTGACTCATCTCACTCCTTACGAAGTGGTTTATGGACAAAAACCACCTCCCTTATTGCCATACATGCCTTTTGATTCAGCACTTGAGACCGTGGACAGAAGTTTGCAAGACAGAGAGGCTACTTTAAGGGCTTTGAAGTCTCATCTGGAGATAGCTCAAGGTAGAATGAAGGTCCAAGTTGACAGGAGAAGAACTGATAGGACTTATGCAGTATGTGATCAGGTTTACGTCAAGTTGCAACCTTATCAACAAATATCTCTTAAGGACCATTCTTTTCAAAAGTTGTCTGAAAATTTTTATGGTCCTTTCAGCATTATTGCCAAGGTGGGACTTATTGTATATACTTTAGCTCTACCCCCTCACCAAAATATCCATCCCACCTTCCACATCTCTCAACTTAAGAAGAGAATTGGTGATTATGTAGCTGCTGTTCAATTGCTGGTGGTTCATACTAAGTCTGGTTATGTGATTCTGGCTACTAAGACTATTTTAGAGAGGCGAATGGCCCCAAAACGGGGTACTGCAGTGACTCAAGTATTGGTGAAATGGTTTAACGCGCCTGTGGAGGATAGCACATGGGAGGATCTCTAA